In one Desulfoferula mesophila genomic region, the following are encoded:
- a CDS encoding alpha/beta fold hydrolase translates to MIDAEINSFLLPDGEVLGDGGQYIKIAGVMTYYEVHGAGEPLLLLMGGLVTLESLHSLVYELMQHYQVWVPERRGHGRSSDCPQPHSYPLYAADAAAFMQAVGLERAKVVGWSDGGILALYLARDRPELVERMALIGAAAHVCGYEEAFFNQAKAITWDNLAPEDKELLAEHTPMDDEYLPRLVDTVRSMWLTSPNLLAEDLATIAAPTLVLVGQHDLVRLEHARDMVRALPAGQLAVVPGVSHYGPLERPWLINAILLDFLAGRPSRPSPLNPAPA, encoded by the coding sequence ATGATCGATGCCGAGATCAATTCCTTCCTCCTGCCCGATGGTGAGGTCCTTGGCGATGGCGGCCAGTACATAAAAATTGCCGGGGTCATGACCTACTACGAGGTGCACGGCGCGGGCGAGCCCCTGCTGCTGTTGATGGGCGGACTGGTCACCCTGGAGTCGCTGCACAGCCTGGTGTACGAGCTCATGCAGCACTATCAGGTCTGGGTGCCCGAGCGCCGGGGCCACGGCCGCAGCTCGGACTGCCCCCAGCCCCACTCCTACCCCCTGTACGCGGCCGACGCCGCCGCCTTCATGCAGGCTGTGGGCCTGGAGCGCGCCAAGGTGGTGGGCTGGAGCGACGGAGGCATCCTGGCCCTGTACCTGGCCCGCGACCGCCCCGAGCTGGTGGAGCGCATGGCTCTGATCGGAGCCGCGGCCCACGTCTGCGGCTATGAGGAGGCCTTCTTTAACCAGGCCAAGGCCATCACCTGGGACAATTTGGCGCCCGAGGACAAGGAGCTCTTGGCCGAACACACACCCATGGATGATGAGTACCTGCCCCGCCTGGTGGACACGGTGCGCTCCATGTGGCTCACCTCGCCCAACCTTTTGGCCGAGGACCTGGCCACCATCGCGGCCCCCACCCTGGTGCTGGTGGGCCAGCACGATCTGGTGCGCCTGGAGCACGCCCGGGACATGGTCCGGGCCCTGCCCGCCGGGCAGCTGGCCGTGGTGCCGGGGGTCAGCCATTACGGGCCTTTGGAGCGACCCTGGCTCATCAACGCCATACTCTTGGATTTTCTGGCAGGACGGCCCAGCCGGCCCAGCCCCCTGAACCCCGCGCCCGCTTGA